The following DNA comes from Osmerus eperlanus chromosome 5, fOsmEpe2.1, whole genome shotgun sequence.
CAGAGATGAAAGGAAGATATTGGCTGGGTGGTGGGGGCCATTTTAGGGACAGACCTGGCCAAATCCAGCATCCTCATGCCCCAGATTTAGCTGTCCGACGATCTAATAGGAATTTGGATGTGCTGTGTTGCTGCCAAGGTTGCTGTGTATGGTCCAATCAGTTCACAGGATGTGCTACAGCAGCCAATCAACTGCCCCTGGGTCAAACTGAGGGAAGGTTTGGAGTTTTTCTATGTAATAATCACCACACTCACAACTATTAATATTAGTCTGCCCCTCAGTTATTACCAATCATTATCAACTACTAAAGAACCACCAACGGATTTTCAGTCAGAATAATGGTTTGTCTTTAACCGCTGAAATACTAGTATATATATTCTGatatttctgattctgatttattTATTCAAGGGTTATTCACTGTTTATTTAAATGTCAACATGTTGTAACTACTCAGCATATGTGTTGGTAAATGCTACTATAATAGTGATTCCTCTGTCTTTTGCTCTATACATGACACAGTTACACAGGTCTTTTCTGTTATTATGTGTTATCGCCTGCTTTCTAATGTAGTCTCTGTGGGGATTAAGGTAACGAGGTCACATCGCAAATTACAGAGGGTTTAACAtttactccccctgccccttgttttacaagcacacacacatatgccccccccccaacacacacagactcacacatacATGCCCATACATCCACACATAATTTGACCTACACAGACACTACCCTGTAATGTTTTCCATCACATCAGAAGGAAAGAGCATGACACTAGTATCATTATTGACAAAAAACCCAAGTGCCAATAACCCACTAGGCCAACCAGTAACACCATAGATCGATGACTTGTCATTGTTGATGGCAGTTAGCCTTGACTGTGACTGAGGAATGTGTTTGGCTGCTGGTGACCATGGTATAGACCACCTTTGACATACAGTAGGCTAATGCATCTCAAATGCTCAGAGTCTTCCAAACCATAAGTGAGTCGGTAGGGGCAAGCATGTGGAAGTAGAATTGTTCACTTTCTGCATGGAAACCAACATTGGCTGCTGATACAAAAAAGGGATTTTAAGTCTTAAATAGGTTATCACTATGTATCATGAAAACTATAATTACGTACTGATCATTCAGTTagccagcaacacacaccaatAATTTGGATTTGGTGGTCATGGTTGTGGACTTGAGTGGTAGAGGTATTAACTTGATGGACCAAAAATGTAGAAGATTGTTTTAGGATTTTTAAATGGGATTTTTTGTAATTGTCTTCCCCTTTTCACCCTAGGCTGGAAATGTAGGCCAACATTAAGCAATTAAGGCCTCATTAGTGGGCCCTGAGTAATAACCCATGTTTCCTCATAAGTCATAAATAATTCACAGCAATTTGCTTCTAGGTGCTTTCTCATATAGCAATAACAACATATTTGCATATCCCCTTTCTAACTGACCTTTAAATAACAATGTATTGACATAGCAAACATAAAGTCCATATTCTTCAGACtgctatgttttttttgttgcatgaTAGGCCCAAATGAGTTGTAAGCCATGGTAACCGTTGAGTCTTTATGAAGATTAACTGTTTTTATGGTGGTCTTTGTGTGATTTGTGAGTCCCTCCGTTCTGCTTACCAGGTTCAAGGCCTGGGAGTGGAGGCCAGGGTGGTGGAGAGCTTTCTGCATACCACACCAGAACAAAATGCTCCTTCAGCCACTCCAATGGAGGGGTTTAAATCAAAAGGGACTCAGAATGACATCAGGTTCTTTGGGTCCACTCTCTGCCTCACAtacgcacaaacgcacacacatgcccgcgcacgcacacacacacacacacacacacacacacacacactagggtactgacataccccctgctgttgcacacacacacacacacagatatacaggtTTTCTGAGTCCAGAAAATGCACACAGtcactcaaaaacacacacgcctAGGTTCCCCCAAGTCCATagacaagagaagagagggtcAGTAAGCAGTCTCTCAACTGGACCTCTTTGACATGGCcgtccctctcttgtctgtgccACTCTAGGCGCCTGTTCAGGGACAGACGATGtgcaaaaaacacatttgtacacgcacacacacagacacatccacacacacacacacacacacagaaaatgaaCAAATAGAAGTGTTTTTAGGACACGCAAGGTCCTGTCGCAGATCACCTTCATGGAATTTGTTGAATCCCTACAATTGAACTGGCATTCAGGTTTGGTCCCACACAAAACTGTCTGCTGGTATTgctcagacactcacacacatttggtgtctctcattcacacagtcactcacgcCTCTAATGAGTTGCCATTCATGCTCACTCTCACTTCTATTTGAAACATATGTGCCTTTATACTACAACACACGGAcaaccactgacacacacatcagcagctCAGCATTCAAACTCAAGGGAATGTTCTTGGAACACAAACAGTCAAATTTATAGAATAGGCCATGAGCACAATATGTCATCAAGGACTTTCTTTTCTCTGATAGTgtgcttttttctttctgtctctctgtttgttgcACATTAGATTTGATGTCTGCTTTCATCGAATGAGAAAGGAGAAGATAGTATTTCAACTCATTGCTTTGGCTAAAGCTGATTGCAATGTTGCTTCAACACGGTACTGGATTGGAAGATGGGTACTTGTTGACTAAGTTGAGAGCATGAACAGAAATAGAGTTCCTGACACCAATGTGTGTCAGACCTCACATTGTTCTTCTCCTGTACTAATAAAAAGAGCTTGTAGCCCTAATCATGTTCATTGCATACACCTCAGGCATAATGACTGCTGCTAATTAGGGAATATTGATTGATGCTAGTTTTGCTGTTGGTGACAAATGGGGCCTAGTTAATGACAGTGGTATCTGGGCCATATTCAGAATGCTCCTAACCCTTTCCCCCCACTTCCTAATCTCACAGTGACTAGATTGAGACAGGGTAGTGTGTTTTAGACTTATCTGATGCCCATACAGGTATGTCAGATTAGAAACCACTCCTGatgaaggaaagagggaaagacttGGAGGTGGACTCATTCGGACAGAAGTGTCTgctaaacaacaaaaaatgtggGGTAGGTGGAACAGGGTCTTGAACATACAAAAGAGAGCAGCTATTTGTTATTTAGTGTCACATTTGTATCCTGTGAAGTGGTTGGAAACAGATTGAGGTGGGAGCAGAGAGGTTGTCCTTGTTTCTAAATAATCAGATCGACTTTGTTTGGGTGAAAGTGCTAACCAACAACTCTTAAAAACAGTGTCAGGGGAGTCGATTACTGTTTTGTAGCTGGTTTCACCCAGTAAACAGGTTTAAATGCAACTCATTCACTCATAAAGCTAGTTGGAGCATACTTTAAGGAAAGATACAGACGTCCTAATTAGATTGATTATCTAACTCAACGACTGTGTAGACTGGATTCTCTTAAACTTTCACACCAGACAGATTCAAAGAAATGTTTGCTTGCTACTTAAAGCACAACAGGGCCACCAGGACACTGCCAGCGACCAAAAaatccacactgactccaaactGCTTACACAGTGTTAAGAAAGCTGGTCGGCTTTCATGTACGCTGTCTACAATTGAGCAAAAGGGGAGCCAGGCAAGTCCAGGGAGAAACACTAAGCAGTCACTAAGAGTTTCCTAGCAACCCagtaagtgagagagatggtccgagaggagagtgaggccCAAAAGTTCGGAGTTTGCTAGACTAATGATGAGAGACTAAAGGAGGCGTGTCTTGAAGTGCAAAGTCATTAGCTACTTTTTACAATGCGAATGCAGCCTTGTTATGTATGCTCTGTACATTCTcactgacagcacacacacacatgcacgtgagGCCAATTCCCATGGATATGTTTaagaaaacatgcacacacatataggaTGGATTTACATAAACTAAAGTTCTGCATATGGCACTTATTCATCCATTCTCTTGTTATACTGTatctatcctctctccttctgtaacATGTTGAATAGaaactgaagaagaagaaaaaacatctCACAATTCTCCCTTTTCTCCCAAACGACCCTCCCAAAGACCAAAACAAAAGCACGAATGCATAATTAATACAGTGAAGCTGTATTTTTAATTGTTGTTCATCTTCAAAGTTGCCCACTTGCATTGTCCACAGGTTGGGTTGGCCGCTTCCGATGGCATTCACTCATTCAGAGAGCTCATGAGTAGAAGCATGGAGTGCACAACAGCCCcaaactccctctttctcaggGTGTCTGCTCTCACAATAGACTTCCTTAACCCCTGATACAAAAGAGCCAGGCGCATAAAAAAACAGCCAAATTCAATGGCAttccttcccacaatgcaccggCTGGAATatgcactttttctctctcttttgaacCCTCTTCCACTCTGTATAATTTGGAGTTTAGGGAGTTGAGTGAGAGTGTAAGTTGCAAAGAAATAAACACAACAGCGTCTGTTCATGGTGAGATTCAACAATTACAAGCAAGGTCAAGGTGATGAATCCTCAAACCAGTGTTTATCACCTCGCCCCTCCATACTTACGTACAACTCTGTCCCCCTCTGCCTTGTGCACAAACACCTTCCATTGTTGCCCTCAGCGCCCCCAACACGACAACCACCACCAAACCAACAACAACCAGCTTCCCTATCACATCCTCTGTCTGGCCTTGAGGAGATGGTGGTGTTGGATACGAGAGgtggggatgtgggggagaagagCGTCAAAAAAGGCTGGGAGGGTGCAAGAGCATTGTCACGGTGTACAACGGGCCCCATTGGCGAAGCCGGCAGCTTACCACCCTTAGGCTGTCCGGCCACAATGGTGGCTGGGGGGAGTTGTTGGAGAAGGGTAAAAAGGAGAGATCGCTGTACGTGACACACACCCAAGGCCTAATCCTCTTGCCCCGTACATCTGCGCGGGGCGGTTTTGCATTGCGAATCAAAAGCCAGACCCCTcttttttgtgggggggggcagaaccccccccctttctgtctctttcactgtTATTCCTCACCAGAGAAAGGACAGCCTTTTGTCTAATTCCAAGGCCTGTAGTGTAACGAAGCTGGGAGATTCAGGCAGCCAGTCACTAAATGGACGCCTTGCTTTCAGAAGGCTTACTTTGCTCATGTTAAGTTGGAAGTGGGCTTTCATTTAAGTCTCTGtggctgtttttttctttgggTTGAGCAAGTAAAAAGACTTGAGACAAGACATGAAAGCTGCCTCTTCAAATGAATACTATTGACTTTGAAAGCAGTCTTTTCTGTGCTTTCAGGCATGTTTTTGAGGGTCCCAGTGATGCCTTAAAATTGTATTTGTCTGCAGATCTAAAGTATTTTTCAACACCTTCTGTTTCACAAGTTAAATGGGACACCAAAAAATATACTTCCACAATGTTTTATTATCTCTCAGGGTGCCAGGCTTAAAAATTAGGTAGGACTTAGTTGAACTTATCTCAAAACCAGTTCACTCTGTCTTGTTTATGTTACGCGCAGGTATAATTTGTTTCTCAGAGGATTCTCACCTTGAGAGTTACTCTTACTGTACAAACTAATTATGACTATTACACTAATACCAGTTGGTGTTAAAAAATTCATGACTTTTTGAAACCAAACTCCTGCATTATTTAATACTTTTGGCGAAGGGATACTGCAAAACAAATGTGAGTGAAGTGGTGTGTTTAcactgtctttgtgttatttgaCCTACATCTGTGCAAGGAGATCATTTCACAAAGTTATGGCAAAATGCAATAGTGAATTGTAAAAAACGACAACATCCATTACAGATCATTTGACTGTCGTTCTTCAGATTTGTGTTGACAATCCCCGGTTACATTTATAACAAATAAGCCAATACAtatttgtaaatgtgtgtatgttcatATATGCATACAAAAACCTTTTGTAAACATGTTTAAAAATAAGAAGAAAAGCATCGAATCAGCATGAGAAATGATGAATAATAAACTCTGTACTTTGGTGTGTACTCAATTCTTCAGTAGCACAAAATATTAGGGATTTACCTTAATTCAAGTACTGTCCTCTAGTGGTCATTTTGACAAAGTACAATTAAAGGCCATGTAAGGACACCATCTTCCCAGACGCTGTATACATAAAAAACTTGTACTAAACAAAACTAATACTATAGAAATTATGTTCGATTAATTCTTTGTTCACTGCGATTGAGGGTAGAATATACTCCAGGGTAGAAAAATATACTCTATTACATATTCTGGTTTGGGTATCCATGACAACAACACTTcagcattttcaatgaaacacacgcatgcagctAGAATGTCTTTCAGTCAGAAAGTTCCATGGTGGGTTCATCTGAGTTGGGGAAGTTCATGACTACATCGTGTTCTGCAAAGCCTCAGTCAACCACTTTCCTTTCTCCCTCATATAGTCAAATTCATCATATAGTGAAGTGTAGAGGAGTTGTCGCACACCACCTAAGGTCCAGTCTATTtcttctagttaatgatctcaGATGTGCAAAGGGAACCAGACAAGGACATGTTTTGGTATGAGATGCAGCCCTTATCATGCTCCCTGGGGCCCATTCAGGTCCAGTCAGCAAGCCCCTGGTTGGACTCTTTTCTAGACGCACAATTGGTGAGTTCAGGCAGAAACTGTCCGGTTCACAGCAGCACCATGAGAATCCAACAATAAAGTGGATTTGCACAAAATCACATCCCAACACAAAGTGTTTCAGTACTTGTAAGTCCCTGTTCTGTTCTTCTATCCTTATCATAACCCTGTATTAAATATAGAGTTCATGCTTTGAAAAAAACTTTGCTAAGCTTCATCTCATGTATTTCAATATAGGCAGAAGTAACTAAAGTGCATGTGAAAGTTGTAAATAATTTGACATGTATAGGGCCTACTTTTATAATGATATTAGTGCTGCCGCCTAGTGGTAAATTTAGCACATTACACCCCAAGGTTAACTGAGGACATACACACAATATGCCCAGAAACTGATAACTGCattaacaaaaaatatataattaactAGTGAGAGATGCGATTGAGATGCATTTCTCgcttcctctctttcactctctaacATGGTACGCATCTTTGATGAAGCAATAGATCACAGCATCAGCAAACTagactaggcctacttcttttCAAACATCCTAGGCCAGCAAAAGTGACTGTTTTGGTATGCGATGCAGCCCTTATCCTATTGGGGCGCAGCAGGAGCCATTAGATAGGCAAGCCAGTGTCACACTGTGTGGGATGTCACTAGAATGGGCAGGGGGAGAGTTAGTGAGTTGATCATTTGACAGTCACCTGACGGAATTCAACCAGCCTTGTTTTGATCATTTAGGACTTGCCTCTGTAACATtactcaaaatatatttgaattAAGTGTCGGCCTAGGTGTTCTTGTTGGGTAACTTGGAAATTAGCCTTACATCATAGGGATGCGACATCGTTTGAGTTTCCGGGATTGCTAATGCGCGTGCGCAATGCAAAGAGTCCTTGGATGATCCGCCTGCTGTAGGTTACGCAGCTTGTAAAGGGACACAGACAAAATGCAGAGTTGGAATCAGTTATATCGCACTTTGGCAACGGTAAGGGGAAAAAATGCATCACTCACAAGAACAAGTTGTCAGGAATAGACATGGATAGTTCCAGGGTTTACAAAGTATATTTTCAGGGCCAGATTTCCCTTGCAGTCCACCCAGGCCTTGCTAGCTAAATGCTACTAGTAGCTAACTAGCTGCTACCTCTCAAAACCTAGCATACATAAGCTACTAGCCAAACCTTTTGCAAGTAAGATAGCCGGCGATAAAAGTAGATATTGACTTGACACCATTATCTATGAATTATCTTAACATGCAGACTGGTAGCCTATGTTAGCCAAGAGCGGAGTAACACCATACTTGCCTAACTTTGCTAACTGGCTAACTCCTCACAAACAGCGAGCAATGAACTGTCAAGCACGCGAGCTTGTTTACTTGGACGTTAAATCTATTTTGGTCTTCACCAATGCTTGATAAGTTAATCAAGAGTAATGCATTGTAGCTTATACAGACGTTAGTTAGCATGGCGGATTGCCATTTAACTTGGTAATTGTACCTGGGTAGAAGTCAGAACAGTTGTCAACAGTCAGTGTTTCTTAATTTCTGTTCTCTCTTTGAACCTGAAGCGAGGCCAGCACCTTCCCTGCAAACTGCATGGAGCGTCGGTCCTCTCCGTCAGAACATACGCTGACAAAGCACAAAGTAAGCCAACATTCATCACGCCAGGGTTCAGTTAAAGTATCAGCAAATTATACGAGTGAGCAAGACAGCAAATTTCTAGCTAGTTACCTTTCTACATAGGAATACAATTTGACCTGTGAGCTTTTCAGTCCATGTTGAACAGGTTGGCAGAGGACCCTGCACGAGCTCAACTGATTTCTTTCCCTCCTATTATCAGACTCTTGATTATGGAATTATGGTGTGTGCTGGGCAGGAACAAAAGTATGCACACTTAGCTCTAAATACCTTTATTGGAGAGAACTTAACTAGATTCATTGGACTCGCAAggtgaagtagctaatttctgTTATTATGTCAGACtaataaatgtgttttattcCCCTTCAGTTGATGCTGATGTCACAGTGGTGGGTTCTGGTCCTGGTGGATATGTAGCTGCTATTAAATCAGCCCAGCTCGGCTTTAAGGTAACATTAGGGCATGGGTATAGGATTAGCTCAGTTGTAGAGCACTTCAAATTAATTGTAggttcaactctctctctctctccccccccatgtCCATTTTGGTTAAAAGTGCTAAATTAGTTGATTATTGTACATTATGCAACCATGCTTGTCCTGAATTTATTTGTATATCTCACCTCGGTAGCCAGTGGTATAGAACTCAATAGTGTACAAATAGCCCAGGCTGGTGTATGGAGTATCAGCAAACATTTCTCAATTCGATAGTTTAAGTAGTAGTTCATATTCCAGTTATCAACATTACTTCCTCTTTTCCACAGACAGTCTGTGTGGAGAAGAATGCGACTCTTGGTGGCACATGCTTGAATGTCGGCTGTATCCCGTCGAAGGTAGCCATTTTTTCTACTCCAGATACATTTTTACATGATCCttgttgtacatttacatttattcatttagcaaacgcttttatccaaagtgacttccaagagaaagctttacaaaagggcataggtcactgattgtAATGTATTATAGTTCAATATTTGATCCTTTTCAGGCTCTTCTGAACAACTCCTACCTGTACCACCAGGCCATGGGGAAAGACTTTGAAAATCGGGGCATTGAAAGTAAGGAACACAGATACGATATCACCTCCATATAACacgtatattaacacataatttaCACTGGAGAGCAATGCATAGGTCATTTGTTTACAGCAGTGGCAAGATTTTGTGACTGTAGAAATTAAcacgttgttgttgtttgaatgTTTGAATAGTCACAGGGATTACGTTAAACCTGGAGAAGATGATGTCACAGAAGAGTGGGGCTGTCAAAGCACTGACGGGAGGCATTGCACATTTATTCAAACAGAATAAGGTGAGGTCTCCCTAACCCATGACATCTCTGAATAAGCAGCAATGGAAGTATCCTCATGATGAATTGGGACCGTTTGTCATAGTGTCCCATATAGGCAGGGATATGGAGAATTTGGATGCACTTCCCAATCAAAAGTATTTGTGCAAATATACAAGTTGTCAACAAATATCTgaatatacaatataaatacattatataaatatatggaAAATGTTCTAAGCTCTCATTTAAAATATTTTCATTAAATTGAAGTATGCACTTCCTGCTTGGGTTTTGTTTGAGAAATTagaacctttaaaaaaaaattgtattatCCAAATCAGGTGACTCACGTTAACGGCTTTGGCAAGATCACGGGCAAGAACCAGGTGACCGCCACGGCGGCCGACGGCAGTGAGCAGATTATCAACACCAAGAACATTCTCATCGCCACAGGCTCTGAGGTCACACCTTTCCCTGGCATCGAGGTACGCCCTGTAAAGCTCGGTTCTAGAACGTTCTTCTCTGCTTTTACTTGTTGGGAtgagtgtagctcagtggtagagaaaTAAGAGCTCATACCCCCCACCCCTTTGGAGAAAACTTCTGCTACATAAAGACATGGTGTATTGAATACATTACGGCTGGGTGTCACACACATGGGTTCAACCTTCCGTCAGTAAAAGCCCCTCCTTGGGTTCTCCAAaagtgtggatgagtgtgtgtttccatgtccTGGGGGTTAGGATGCAGAGCAGATGGGGTGATTGCATACGTGAGTTTTGTTGAACGTGTCTTTCTCCTGACGCCTTCCCCAGATCGACGAGGAGACCGTGGTGTCTTCTACTGGAGCGCTGTCTCTGAATAAGGTTCCCGAAAAACTCATTGTCATTGGAGCTGGAGTCATCGGCGTGGAGCTGGTGAGTGAtgcatctatacacacacaaacacacacacacacacacacacacacacacctgctttttGATCTGATCAGCTGGTTTTCAACCCATTTCAATAAATGCTTACTTGTTGAATCAAACTAGTAGACTTCAATGGAAACGAAAGCTTCTACAGGCATGAATGTGCATGCTCCGGTCAAAGCCaacctcttctcctgtcctctagGGGTCAGTGTGGCATCGTCTGGGCTCCCATGTGACGGCGGTGGAGTTCCTGGGCCACGTAGGTGGCATGGGCATCGACATGGAGATGTCCAAGAACTTCCAGCGCATCCTGCAGAAGCAGGGCATGAAGTTCAAGCTAAGCACCAAGGTGATGGGGGCCACCAGAAGGCCTGACGGCAAGATCGATGTGGCGTAAGTATGGGGCGGggtcagggagagggaaagagggcgggtgtgtgtgtgtgtgcacaaatgcagcgattgtgagtgtgtgtgtgtgagagagagaaatctttCCTAGGTAGGAATCCATGAGGTCATCATACCGATGTTCAAGGTTTTAGGAAAGGCAGATAACTAGGAGCATACCTCACTGTTCTGACCTGGTTCTGGCTGGTTCTGACTAGTTCCGACCTCTTCCAGGGTGGAGGCTGCGGCCGGCGGGAAGAGCGAGACTCTGACGTGCGACGTGCTGATGGTGTGCGTCGGCAGACGGCCCTTCACGGAGAACCTGGGCCTGGAGAACGTGGGCCTCGAGCTGGACAACAGAGGCCGCGTCCCCATCAACAACCGCTTCCAGACCAAAGTACCCAGGTAGCCCCTTGCCTTTCACAGTCCATTCCTGCTCCCTCAATGCAATACACGATCACCCTCTGCATTCCTCTGCCTTTCCCACTACACCGTCTCTCTCTAACCAACAACCCTTTTTTTTCAAATGAACCCTTCTCTTGGTCCACTGCCTTCATTGACCCGATCGGTTCCTTttgtcccctcctcacctcccgccGTCTCCCGTCTCCAGCATCTACGCCATCGGCGACGTGGTGGCCGGGCCCATGCTGGCCCACAAGGCCGAGGACGAGGGCATCATCTGCGTGGAGGGCATGGCCGGGGGCGCCGTGCACATCGACTACAACTGCGTCCCCTCCGTCATctacacacaccctgaggtGGCCTGGGTGGGCAAGACGGAGGAGCAGCTCaaagaagaggtgtgtgtgtttgtgcgtgcgtgcactgCCCAGGTTTAAAATCCTAGAAGTATGGCGACTACTACAGGGTGTTTGGTATTTGCACACACCCAAAGAAAGCCAAATGTGTTTTGTCAAACCTTTCAATATAGAAACCGTTGgataaaaaactaaaacaaacctTCTCAATTgcttccccctctgcctcccaggGCATCCCATACAAGGTGGGCAAGTTCCCCTTCGCTGCCAACAGCAGAGCGAAGACCAACGCCGACACGGACGGCCTGGTGAAGATCCTGGGACACAAGGAGACGGACAGAATGCTGGGCGCTCACATCGTCGGCACCGTGAGTCTCTCCTCACCACTGGCCCTCTCTCATCCGCCTTGTAGCATCCGTTAGCCTGTCAACCGCTGACTCGTCCAGTTCCTGACAGAGGCTAATGGGCTACGTGGCTAAACGGCCCATCCGAGTTGCCCTTAAGCCACCTCGTCGCCACTAAGCCGCGATCAGCTTTTGAGCTGGTTGGCCATTGAAGATTGGGATGATTAGCTCTGCTTGACCGTTTTGGTTTTCCTCCAGGGGGCGGGAGAGATCATCAACGAGGCTGCCCTGGCCATGGAGTACGGAGCGTCCTGCGAGGATATCGCCAGAGTGTGTCACGCCCATCCCGTGAGTGTCGACTTTTGACGTGCACCAGAAGCggctgctgtacacacacatactcgggCACACAGTAACATgtacacggcacacacacacggggataTTTGTAGGAGCATGGGATGGGTTATaggtcagtggtagagcatgcaGATCAATCTGGTTTACATCCCCCACCCCTTTTAATGTCTGTttggataagtgtctgctaatgAAACCATACGTTACTTTACATGACGTTATCTGATTCTcctcttaaccccccccccccccgcctccatcTTTTTCCAGACTGTGTCGGAGGCCTTCAGAGAAGCCAACCTTGCCGCCTCCTTCGGCAAAGCCATCAACTTTTAACGCTCGTGACTCACACACCCTGTGTACATAACCGTTTTGTCCACGACCCGgaaccttctgtctgtctgtccgcacATTCTATGGGGCTGGGTGTAAATGTCAAGGGTTACGCCTGGCCCCTTTAGCTCCTATGGGGGCTTCTCTGTATACATACAACCAAGTATGCGAAAACCTTGTACCACATTTAGTATGTTATTTAAATGGTCGGAATTAATAAAAGGGGGTTGGGCGGTAAAATAAactgactggagatcagtatTTTACTTCATTCATGGAAATAAATTCATTTACTGTTCATGTTTCTCT
Coding sequences within:
- the dldh gene encoding dihydrolipoyl dehydrogenase, mitochondrial, translating into MQSWNQLYRTLATRGQHLPCKLHGASVLSVRTYADKAQIDADVTVVGSGPGGYVAAIKSAQLGFKTVCVEKNATLGGTCLNVGCIPSKALLNNSYLYHQAMGKDFENRGIEITGITLNLEKMMSQKSGAVKALTGGIAHLFKQNKVTHVNGFGKITGKNQVTATAADGSEQIINTKNILIATGSEVTPFPGIEIDEETVVSSTGALSLNKVPEKLIVIGAGVIGVELGSVWHRLGSHVTAVEFLGHVGGMGIDMEMSKNFQRILQKQGMKFKLSTKVMGATRRPDGKIDVAVEAAAGGKSETLTCDVLMVCVGRRPFTENLGLENVGLELDNRGRVPINNRFQTKVPSIYAIGDVVAGPMLAHKAEDEGIICVEGMAGGAVHIDYNCVPSVIYTHPEVAWVGKTEEQLKEEGIPYKVGKFPFAANSRAKTNADTDGLVKILGHKETDRMLGAHIVGTGAGEIINEAALAMEYGASCEDIARVCHAHPTVSEAFREANLAASFGKAINF